Proteins from one Aspergillus nidulans FGSC A4 chromosome VIII genomic window:
- a CDS encoding uncharacterized protein (transcript_id=CADANIAT00001085), with translation MNWFFGRVPAEAAPGDRILPLHFFENSLLVQGNNMAVSLVFDTVLDPSILRSSLEGLVKREGWQRLGGRLRKNASGKIEWHVPSEFSPTRPAISFAHVDHGIPASQHPAASRIPKPSPNPAIVGDPDALESLAWDPGYTPNGINDYLTSDRPVLGLRVNSFTDKTVVTLQWQHVAFDALGMQYVVEGWSAMLWGKGDSIPTPVSPESDPFDVLATGARPTTEKHILTDMKVGWGGILKWGLGYGVDMLLRAKENRMVCVPESYWRPQMERALQELREEARSTGADESRVFLTENDIVTAWILRCVIGQAGMSPDRTVAASIAMSLRKAFEGDLIPPSAEHPYVGNAFGWSNVLITAGEVTSKPLSWLARQVRKAINEQGTRAQHESYYEMVRMSGTGLPIVIMGDGGMAQVGFSNWAKAGLFDLDFAPARMDGKGEACRPSYVQENHGPVKPADGFFILGKDGKGNYWTSAYKVKGTWERFEQQMKKDFEVSG, from the exons ATGAACTGGTTCTTTGGACGTGTGCCCGCAGAGGCAGCCCCCGGTGACCGGATCTTGCCACTGCACTTTTTCGAGAACAGCCTGCTTGTCCAGGGAAACAATATGGCAGTCTCACTTGTTTTTGACACTGTTTTGGATCCGTCAATTCTGCGGAGTTCGTTGGAGGGTCTGGTGAAGCGAGAAGGCTGGCAGAGGTTAGGAGGGCGGCTGCGGAAGAAT GCCTCTGGCAAGATTGAATGGCATGTGCCGTCAGAGTTCAGCCCTACAAGACCAGCTATTTCCTTCGCGCATGTCGACCACGGCATTCCAGCCTCACAACACCCAGCCGCATCGCGCATCCCAAAGCCAAGCCCTAACCCGGCAATCGTCGGTGACCCTGACGCATTGGAGAGTCTGGCTTGGGATCCGGGATACACGCCCAACGGGATAAACGACTATCTCACTTCGGACCGCCCGGTTCTCGGTTTGCGCGTGAACAGCTTCACGGACAAGACTGTCGTGACGCTACAGTGGCAGCATGTTGCTTTTGATGCGCTGGGCATGCAGTACGTCGTCGAAGGATGGAGCGCTATGCTCTGGGGGAAAGGCGACAGCATCCCGACACCGGTCTCGCCCGAATCAGATCCGTTTGACGTGCTTGCGACGGGAGCGCGGCCGACAACAGAAAAACACATCCTCACAGATATGAAGGTCGGATGGGGCGGGATCCTCAAATGGGGACTCGGGTATGGAGTCGACATGTTGCTGCGCGCAAAAGAGAATCGCATGGTCTGCGTTCCGGAGAGTTACTGGCGGCCGCAAATGGAGAGGGCGCTGCAGGAGTTGCGGGAGGAGGCTCGGTCTACCGGCGCAGACGAGAGCCGGGTCTTTCTGACGGAGAACGATATTGTCACGGCGTGGATACTGCGCTGTGTGATTGGGCAGGCGGGCATGAGCCCGGATAGGACG GTCGCTGCGTCCATCGCCATGTCGCTTCGCAAAGCCTTTGAAGGCGATCTCATCCCCCCATCAGCAGAACATCCCTACGTCGGCAACGCGTTTGGCTGGTCCAATGTCCTCATTACAGCAGGCGAAGTGACATCAAAGCCACTCAGCTGGCTGGCGCGGCAGGTCCGCAAGGCAATCAACGAACAAGGAACTCGCGCGCAGCATGAATCATACTACGAGATGGTGCGGATGTCCGGGACGGGCTTGCCCATCGTGATCATGGGCGACGGGGGCATGGCGCAGGTCGGGTTCTCAAACTGGGCCAAGGCCGGACTGTTCGATCTCGACTTTGCGCCAGCGAGGATGGACGGCAAAGGTGAAGCTTGTAGACCGTCGTATGTCCAGGAGAATCACGGGCCTGTTAAGCCGGCCGACGGATTCTTTATCCTCGGGAAGGATGGGAAGGGGAATTATTGGACTTCGGCGTATAAGGTGAAGGGGACGTGGGAGAGGTTCGAGCAACAGATGAAGAAAGATTTCGAGGTTTCAGGATGA
- a CDS encoding uncharacterized protein (transcript_id=CADANIAT00001081), with protein MRELAEKNARETRSMSIVSLISAIFLPAMFLATLFGTNFFDYVEGDLHIASNFWIYIVMALGMSGCTVLLWVAYQQRRKLKSKHMQKDIEACAEKGHRSCHPLALSSRSRLFLSHSFWKSSSCC; from the exons ATGCGTGAGCTGGCAGAGAAAAACGCTCGTGAAACCAGATCAATGTCCATTGTGTCACTAATTTcggccatcttcctcccgGCCATGTTTCTTGCC ACACTATTCGGTACCAACTTCTTTGACTATGTGGAGGGAGATCTCCACATCGCGTCAAACTTTTGGATATATATAGTTATGGCATTGGGGATGTCGGGGTGCACGGTACTGCTTTGGGTGGCTTATCAGCAGAGGAGGAAATTGAAATCCAAACACATGCAGAAAGACATTGAAGCCTGTGCTGAAAAGGGACACCGAAGCTGTCATCCCCTTGCGCTCTCCAGCAGATCGCGTCTATTCCTTTCCCACTCTTTCTGGAaatcttccagctgctgttgA
- a CDS encoding protein ffkK (transcript_id=CADANIAT00001082), producing MDVPPHIQIRDRLYLKARDADNDYFPRSRIMSVFTTDDCLRKVYFCDCPLCRQDFRNPDNRRQTFDSQELLGQYATVYALLIYNYRPGLIRHFQRDRRTLDGTHFFTEDSLRFLDKEGVQLRSIIQDILNNQYKFHIRVIDRSREPITMHRGEVLPIRQNMEQTGQGSFGQVYGFEFAYDEYRGQGLRDITRFARKIFHRDTAGLDEWFNLLHFDRLQHPHLMSALAAFWHEDKFSIVFEEADLTLGAYLENGGHLYTHEALWNQVQGLADGLAYLHGRSGSVIAYHGDLKPANILIVRGVMKIADFGLLQVRYRSIANNLEVWSLESDTIASSRRIYGGPDHSNKALMDVWSFAAILSEISVFNLEGIQGLKRYRQRRFDDVQEATPSYKTYNFRHDTQMKASVSQTIDDLQQLVQNSEQQQTRISRFQRRFFNAGFFTLLRQMFSRDYADCPSSTHVSEELRRIHWQATLPLQEAVQRGNIWDDVSSGAVPNSPQRPNCRLTDCGILLFDWKEGKSLLVQCVLYDYNDVNIYILQERSEVMRLNQEYPSFDPEYTDRSSNRPSLRATLQQWDGRRYTFEFVELRELLILQAAMTKQYVFNFIPFSGRRRLVLELNRAVVQLWSEKPLREDQILWPATPRVVNPRMHIAVICRNEKKLLLIKGIWAPRLINFADLNCHGTER from the exons ATGGACGTGCCTCCCCATATTCAAATAAGAGATAGGCTGTATCTGAAAGCCAGAGACGCTGACAATGATTACTTCCCTAGAAGCCGCATCATGAGTGTTTTCACAACGGACGACTGCCTCAGGAAGGTCTACTTCTGCGACTGTCCTCTATGCCGTCAAGATTTCAGAAATCCCGACAACAGACGTCAAACCTTCGACTCACAAGAGCTCTTGGGCCAGTATGCGACCGTGTATGCCCTGCTTATTTACAATTACCGCCCAGGCTTGATACGCCATTTTCAGAGAGATCGAAGAACCTTAGACGGGACCCATTTTTTTACTGAGGACTCTTTGAGGTTCCTTGATAAAGAAGGGGTTCAGTTGCGATCGATCATACAAGATATTCTAAATAATCAATACAAGTTCCATATCCGCGTGATTGACCGGTCGCGCGAGCCGATCACGATGCACCGAGGCGAAGTGCTTCCGATCCGCCAAAATATGGAGCAGACAGGCCAGGGCTCGTTTGGGCAGGTCTATGGATTTGAGTTCGCCTACGACGAGTATCGCGGACAGGGGTTGCGAGACATAACCCGGTTCGCCAGGAAGATCTTTCACCGCGACACTGCCGGTTTGGATGAATGGTTTAATCTCCTGCACTTTGATCGGCTGCAACATCCGCATCTGATGTCCGCCTTGGCGGCATTCTGGCATGAAGACAAGTTCTCTATTGTCTTTGAGGAAGCCGACCTGACGCTTGGTGCCTATCTGGAAAACGGCGGCCATCTCTACACTCATGAGGCGCTCTGGAACCAGGTCCAAGGATTGGCCGATGGGCTCGCATATCTACATGGACGAAGTGGCTCAGTTATCGCATACCATGGTGACCTAAAGCCGGCCAATATCCTTATCGTCAGAGGAGTGATGAAGATCGCTGATTTTGGGTTGTTGCAAGTTCGCTACCGGTCAATCGCAAACAATCTTGAGGTATGGTCGTTGGAAAGCGATACCATTGCTTCTAGTCGGCGAATATATGGTGGGCCAGACCACAGTAATAAAGCATTGATGGATGTATGGTCTTTTGCCGCTATTCTATCCGAAATATCCGTGTTCAATTTAGAGGGTATACAGGGGCTTAAGCGCTACCGTCAGCGTCGGTTTGATGATGTCCAGGAGGCAACTCCTTCTTATAAGACCTATAACTTTCGACATGATACACAGATGAAAGCCTCAGTGTCTCAAACAATCGATGACCTGCAGCAACTAGTCCAGAACAGCGAGCAACAGCAAACCCGTATTTCGCGGTTCCAACGACGTTTCTTCAATGCTGGCTTCTTTACCCTGTTGCGTCAGATGTTTTCAAGAGACTATGCAGACTGCCCGTCATCAACTCACGTTTCTGAGGAGCTGAGGAGGATTCACTGGCAGGCTACGCTGCCACTGCAGGAGGCTGTTCAACGTGGAAACATCTGGGATGATGTGAGCAGTGGGGCAGTGCCAAATAGCCCCCAAAGGCCCAACTGTAGACT AACAGACTGCGGCATACTTCTTTTTGACTGGAAAGAGGGCAAATCACTTCTTGTCCAATGCGTCCTATATGATTACAACGATGTCAACATATATATTCTCCAAGAACGCT CTGAAGTTATGAGGCTGAACCAAGAGTACCCAAGTTTCGACCCGGAATATACAGACAGGAGCAGTAACCGACCATCACTCAGGGCAACTTTGCAGCAATGGGACGGTCGTAGGTACACATTTGAATTCGTCGAGCTTAGGGAACTTCTTATTCTGCAGGCCGCCATGACCAAGCAATACGTCTTTAATTT TATTCCGTTTTCTGGTCGACGCCGACTTGTTCTCGAACTAAACAGAGCGGTAGTCCAGTTGTGGTCTGAGAAGCCACTTCGGGAAGATCAGATCTTGTGGCCCGCCACTCCCAGAGTCGTCAATCCTCGAATGCACATTGCCGTTATATGCAGAAACGAGAAGAAGTTGTTGCTGATCAAAGGTATCTGGGCACCGCGTCTCATCAACTTTGCTGACCTGAATTGCCA CGGAACAGAACGCTAG
- a CDS encoding uncharacterized protein (transcript_id=CADANIAT00001080), translating into MTRSSRNLEGWSIYPRNLCLSAAEVDAKGYDRRLAQAEKRLFAGESVDFDESSDTDEDENVAQILDFGSIRQDGSRIAKYTAINSTSELTEIFQKPRCSWVFFLYQYDSWGQLRVSAEFLKKLFSFLRVHPEYLDIVFLFAEKSGPVEQSYSSFFSHCRPLSSENLATESGCSYGENTQYPRPGWIDVLKLQTLDTTSSTWPPTDDPFQRTHSPCAKPGYIMATMLRRSRPNG; encoded by the exons ATGACAAGAAGTTCTCGCAATCTTGAAGGCTGGTCCATCTACCCACGCAATCTGTGCTTATCAGCTGCGGAGGTCGACGCCAAAGGCTATGATCGGCGCCTCGCACAGGCAGAGAAGCGTCTTTTTGCGGGTGAGAGTGTGGACTTCGACGAGAGTTCGGACacagacgaggacgagaatgtGGCGCAAATCCTCGACTTTGGGTCAATCCGCCAAG ACGGTTCGAGAATTGCCAAATATACTGCAATCAATTCTACATCGGAGTTGACAGAGATCTTCCAGAAACCTCGATGCTCATGGGTGTT TTTCCTGTACCAGTACGACTCGTGGGGCCAGCTACGAGTCTCGGCTGAGTTTCTAAAGAAGCTGTTCAGTTTTCTTCGAGTGCATCCGGAGTACCTCGATattgtctttctttttgcGGAAAAGTCGGGTCCTGTTGAGCAATCGTACAGCTCATTTTTCTCCCACTGTCGGCCGCTCTCATCAGAAAATCTAGCCACCGAGTCCGGTTGTAGCTATGGTGAGAACACCCAATATCCCAGACCTGGATGGATCGAcgtgctgaagctgcagaCATTGGATACAACATCAAGTACGTGGCCGCCCACGGACGATCCATTCCAAAGGACCCATTCTCCGTGCGCGAAACCGGGGTATATCATGGCTACGATGCTGCGACGCAGCAGACCCAATGGGTAA
- a CDS encoding APC family permease (transcript_id=CADANIAT00001079): MNGHVEPAALPAHRASTDSETEQPPRFDEQQALSTLDVACLIINKMIGGGIFVSPRIVAHLTGNKLIALSLWIFGGVYSFCSIYIYLEYGLAWPYNGGEFIYISKIFPVPPLLFASAFAWVFIASATPTSNSVTFARYINPTKDGQPDVWFTKFFACVIVVGICAVHYRLVNIGIWANDCLAVYKVLFLLVLVLAGFVETCRQGADGGLLGLGDYATTHGSPSPTNVALAILQVLYSYQGWENANYVTSEIKGAGEHKKRRLKRGAFIAISIVMFLYISFNMFVFFIMDFASVTNPRNNVAADYAISVFRTSHTKMASHAIYVNIALAAAGNIIGVTFSNARVNRDIAKHRIIPFYKFFSKSSKYGSTQWDNLGTPTGGLILQALVTCITIASYEPYRTNLTMYTYGHAVVCCALGIGVFFIRKRMNQYETSSTDPADKTYGNHWKYQVMKSSQLRYTATIFFIVVNLFLVVVPFIPSDNPDGTPRDTPSWVQPVIVTALYALGASVSLYIITFVEDLKFRGSRYNVHDPSDLSGFINYNERRWIVRYPGYPEWPWGWKSAFRLLPTLFTPLSWERIKERLFTNGEAEAAKELRRKAQQPLEPAYRLEQYLVLP, from the exons ATGAATGGCCACGTCGAACCTGCTGCACTGCCAGCGCATCGCGCATCCACGGATTCCGAAACCGAGCAGCCGCCGCGATTCGACGAGCAGCAGGCGCTAAGCACGCTGGACGTTGCGTGCCTCATTATCAACAAGATGATAGGGGGAGGCATATTCGTGTCGCCGAGGATAGTTGCCCACTTGACTGGCAACAAGCTCATCGCTTTGTCCCTCTGGATTTTTGGAGGAGTATATTCGTTCTGCAG TATCTACATATATCTTGAATATGGCCTCGCGTGGCCTTACAATGGTGGCGAGTTTATCTAC ATATCCAAGATTTTCCCCGTGCCTCCTCTGCTTTTCGCCAGCGCCTTCGCATGGGTTTTCATCGCATCCGCAACACCCACCTCCAACTCAGTTACGTTTGCGCGCTATATCAACCCGACCAAGGATGGCCAACCCGATGTCTGGTTCACCAAGTTCTTCGCGTGCGTGATCGTGGTGGGAATATGCGCGGTACACTATCGACTCGTGAACATCGGTATCTGGGCGAACGACTGCCTGGCGGTATACAAGGTCCTGTtcttgctggtgctggtccTAGCCGGGTTCGTGGAAACCTGTCGCCAGGGAGCTGACGGCGGCTTGCTGGGACTCGGAGACTATGCCACGACTCACGGAAGCCCTTCGCCAACTAACGTTGCGCTGGCTATCCTCCAGGTTCTGTACAGTTACCAGGGCTGGGAAAACGCCA ACTATGTGACATCGGAGATCAAGGGGGCAGGAGAGCATAAGAAACGAAGGTTGAAGCGCGGTGCGTTCATCGCGATCAGTATTGTCATGTTTCTCtatatctccttcaacatgTTTGTG TTTTTCATCATGGACTTTGCTTCAGTCACCAATCCCCGGAATAATGTCGCCGCAGACTATGCCATCAGC GTTTTCCGAACAAGCCATACCAAGATGGCGAGCCACGCGATCTACGTCAACATTGCATTGGCCGCCGCTGGAAACATCATCGGAGTCACCTTTAGCAATGCCAGGG TGAACCGCGATATTGCGAAGCATCGCATTATCCCATTCTACAAGTTCTTCTCCAAAAGTTCCAAGTATGGGAGTACCCAGTGGGACAACCTGGGCACTCCGACTGGTGGTCTGATCCTCCAAGCTCTGGTTACCTGCATAACCATTGCATCCTACGAGCCATACAGGACCAACCTTACAATGTACACGTATGGCCATGCCGTGGTGTGCT GCGCGCTTGGTATTGGGGTCTTCTTTATTCGAAAGCGAATGAACCAGTACGAGACAAGTTCCACTGACCCAGCAGACAAGACATATGGCAACCACTGGAAGTACCAGGTAATGAAGTCAAGCCAGCTCCGCTACACAGCCACCATCTTCTTCATAGTCGTCAACCTGTTCCTTGTCGTTGTCCCGTTTATACCCTCGGATAACCCCGACGGAACCCCCAGAGATACACCCTCGTGGGTGCAGCCGGTCATCGTCACTGCTCTTTACGCTTTGGGAGCCTCAGTTTCGCTTTATATTATCACCTTCGTAGAGGATCTCAAATTCCGCGGCAGCAGGTACAACGTTCACGATCCCAGCGACTTGAGCGGTTTTATCAACTACAATGAGCGACGGTGGATCGTGAGGTATCCGGGCTATCCCGAATGGCCATGGGGCTGGAAAAGCGCGTTCAGGCTGCTTCCAACGTTGTTTACACCCCTTTCCTGGGAAAGGATCAAAGAGAGACTCTTCACAAATGGTGAAGCGGAGGCAGCGAAagagctgagaaggaaggccCAGCAGCCGCTGGAACCAGCGTACAGGCTTGAACAATACCTGGTCCTTCCCTGA
- a CDS encoding uncharacterized protein (transcript_id=CADANIAT00001086), giving the protein MDIDLTTTPGIEPPAGHIPQFEGPYNYLQIGTIIAFAVTYFFATLFISLRYFQAFKLTQKVELDLVTITVSYGIGLAYFVTMLDLFRNGWGKHMWDVSLAQLIELNKALLPNTICYLICPAISKLAILSVLYRINPAFVYRVAVVGTAVFIFTYTLALCIITGGPCSPLKDGTLQCLENVALSGAVLNISSDLIVISLPIPTIHNLQLQLKQKVTVGCLLALGSGVIVCSIARLPYVIRLRHTPDSTWTQAILGVWSIVEVNLGIICACAMRFKRLIATYLPRLSLWSFRSRSRTRSRSAGLQKTPLDSADKFRPDGSMGKHEYRLHSLQQSTGSGKRSGDGEEGSNLKDISVERSFEVSVVRTGSMERILS; this is encoded by the exons ATGGACATTGATCTGACGACCACCCCGGGAATAGAACCACCGGCCGGGCATATCCCCCAGTTCGAGGGCCCATACAACTACTTGCAAATAGGGACGATTATCGCCTTTGCAGTCACGTATTTCTTCGCGACACTCTTTATCAGCCTGAGATATTTCCAGGCATTCAAGCTGACGCAGAAAGTTGAGCTCGATCTAG TGACCATTACGGTCTCGTATGGAATCGGCCTCGCTTACTTTGTTACCATGCTCGACCTGTTCAGGAACGGTTGGGGCAAGCACATGTGGGACGTTAGTCTCGCGCAGCTGATTGAGTTGAATAAG gccctcctccccaacaCAATATGCTACTTGATCTGCCCCGCCATCAGCAAGCTCGCCATCCTCTCTGTACTCTATCGCATCAACCCGGCCTTCGTCTACCGCGTTGCTGTCGTCGGCACTGCCGTCTTCATTTTCACATACACCCTGGCTCTATGTATCATCACGGGCGGTCCCTGTTCCCCTCTCAAGGACGGGACGCTGCAATGTCTCGAAAACGTCGCGCTCTCGGGTGCGGTGCTTAACATCTCCTCTGACCTGATCGTGATCTCGCTGCCTATCCCAACAATCCATAATCTGCAACTgcagctgaagcagaaagtCACCGTGGGCTGCTTGCTTGCGCTGGGGTCAGG TGTGATCGTCTGCTCCATCGCCCGCCTGCCCTACGTCATCCGCCTCAGGCACACGCCCGACTCAACCTGGACGCAAGCCATCCTGGGCGTCTGGTCGATCGTCGAAGTAAACCTCGGCATTATTTGCGCCTGCGCGATGCGCTTCAAGCGCCTGATCGCCACGTATCTCCCTCGGCTGTCGCTGTGGTCGTTCCGTTCGCGCTCTCGCACGCGTTCGCGGAGTGCAGGGCTGCAAAAAACGCCGCTCGACTCGGCCGATAAGTTCAGACCGGACGGGAGTATGGGAAAGCATGAGTATCGGCTTCATTCTCTGCAGCAGAGCACTGGCAGTGGTAAGCGGagcggcgacggcgaagaaggcagcAACCTTAAGGACATCTCAGTGGAGCGGTCGTTTGAAGTTAGCGTAGTGAGAACGGGGAGTATGGAGCGGATTCTGAGTTGA
- a CDS encoding translation elongation factor EF1B gamma elfA (transcript_id=CADANIAT00001084), which translates to MAFGTIYSYPNNPRVSKIQAVANLNGLTIESGSFKLGVDNKSEEFLSKFPLGKAPAFTSADGVNIFESNAIAQYLAENGPAKEQLLGSTPAERATIQQWVTMAETEVAGHVVTCFLPRVGLVPYNAETDNQALEKLERTLGALERHLAGRTWLATPKQLSLADIAVAASLVWGFTFVIDQEMRAKYPGVVDWFRDVTSSEGVKEAFGETKFIEKREVPK; encoded by the exons ATGGCATTCGGAACGATCTACAGCTACCCCAACAACCCTCGGGTCTCCAAG ATCCAAGCCGTTGCGAACCTGAACGGCCTCACTATCGAGAGCGGTTCTTTCAAATTAGGCGTCGACAACAAATCAGAGGAGTTCCTGTCCAAGTTCCCCCTCGGCAAGGCGCCAGCCTTCACGTCCGCTGACGGGGTCAACATTTTCGAGTCGAACGCAATTGCACAGTACCTCGCCGAGAATGGGCCCGCAAAGGAGCAGCTTCTTGGCTCGACACCCGCCGAGCGCGCAACAATTCAGCAATGGGTCACAATGGCGGAGACGGAGGTCGCTGGCCACGTCGTTACGTGCTTCCTCCCGCGGGTCGGGCTAGTCCCTTATAATGCAGAGACGGATAACcaggcgctggagaagctaGAGCGGACTTTGGGGGCATTGGAAAGACACCTTGCTGGACGGACGTGGCTGGCCACGCCCAAGCAGTTGAGTCTTGCGGATATCGCAGTTGCAGCGTCGTTGGTCTGGGGATTTACATTTGTTATCGACCAGGAGATGCGGGCCAAGTACCCTGGTGTTGTGGACTGGTTCCGGGACGTGACGAGCAGCGAGGGTGTCAAGGAGGCATTTGGTGAGACAAAGTTCATTGAAAAGAGGGAGGTTCCGAAGTAA
- a CDS encoding uncharacterized protein (transcript_id=CADANIAT00001083) has translation MSPSGPIDVEIRFLDPPKDGSIPHAVVPASGPPQENYSAVAHKVSLTDLRGHESEYNLDKDAFAVFQNVPSAMTYESWDSDETVKTTYYREVEDLLFKTVPGTHKVVIFDHTIRRYNPEADRQPVVFAHVDQTPKAAELRVREHVKDPEEVERLLAGRYRIINVWRPLNGKVESMPLAFATASSVAPEDLSTIERRYPHYTGETMGVKYNPNQKWLYWSGVDNDERILIKCSDTREDVARRVPHSAFVDPRSTESSRPRESIEILRLSRLHFCRAEFCSWRVAELEKQVQPDSIAIYIFALRFLQRQRPIAGTLYQKEEA, from the exons ATGTCTCCCAGCGGCCCTATTGACGTCGAAATCCGGTTCCTCGACCCCCCAAAAGACGGTTCAATACCCCACGCCGTCGTCCCCGCATCCGGCCCTCCGCAGGAGAACTACAGCGCCGTCGCCCACAAAGTGTCCTTGACAGATCTCCGGGGTCACGAGTCAGAATATAACCTTGATAAAGATGCCTTCGCTGTCTTTCAAAATGTTCCCTCCGCGATGACCTACGAGTCGTGGGACTCCGACGAGACCGTGAAGACTACATACTATCGCGAAGTCGAGGACCTGCTCTTCAAGACCGTGCCCGGCACGCATAAAGTGGTCATATTCGATCATACTATTCGACGGTATAACCCTGAAGCCGATAGACAACCTGTCGTCTTCGCGCACGTCGATCAAACACCGAAAGCCGCCGAACTACGGGTCCGCGAACACGTCAAAGACCCCGAAGAAGTGGAGAGGTTACTCGCCGGCCGATACAGGATCATAAACGTCTGGAGGCCGCTGAACGGCAAGGTCGAGTCGATGCCTCTGGCCTTTGCAACTGCTTCGTCAGTTGCGCCAGAGGATCTGAGTACGATCGAGCGCCGGTACCCACATTACACTGGAGAGACGATGGGCGTGAAATATAACCCGAACCAGAAATGGCTCTACTGGTCGGGCGTCGATAACGATGAGAGGATCTTAATCAAGTGCTCAGATACAAGAGAAGATGTTGCGCGACGAGTGCCGCACTCAGCGTTTGTCGATCCAAGGTCGACAGAGAGCTCGAGGCCTAGGGAAAGTATTGAG ATTCTGCGTCTCTCGCGGTTACATTTCTGTAGAGCTGAATTCTGCTCATGGAGAGTTGCAGAACTTGAAAAACAGGTGCAGCCTGATTCCATTGCCATCTACATCTTCGCTCTCCGATTCTTACAACGCCAAAGGCCAATCGCTGGCACTCTGTACcaaaaggaggaggcatAG